Part of the Cellulomonas hominis genome, TTCGCGGACGTCGAGCGGATCGCCGCGGTCGACGGCGTCGACGTGCTCTACGTCGGCCCGTACGACCTCGCTCTGTCCACCGGCCACGGCCAGGTCACCTACCGGGACGACGCCGAGGTCGCCGCGATGATCCAGCACGTCGTCGACACCGCGCTCGCGCACGGCAAGATCCCCGCCGTGCACTGCACCGACCTGCAGATGGTCCGCGACTGGCGCGCCCGCGGCGCCCGGATGCTCACCACCGGCCTGGACACCACGATCGTCCGCGAGGCCATGCAGGCCCACTACCGCGCCGCCGTCGGGGGCTGAGGGATGCGCCTCGACGCCCACCACCACGTCTGGGACCTGGGCGTGCGCCCGCAGCCCTGGATCGGCCCCGACGAGGCGCCGGTCATCGGGCAGACGTTCACGCGGTCCGACTGGGCCGCGGCCGCGGCCGGGACGGGCGTCGAGGCGGCCGTCGTCGTGCAGACCGTGCCCGTCGCGGCGGAGACCCCGGAGCTGCTCGACCTCGCCGCCGCCGACCCGCACGTGCTCGGGGTCGTGGGGTGGATCCCGGGCGAGGGCCACCCGGAGGACGAGATCGCCGCGCTGCTGGCGCACCCGGGTGCCCGGTGGCTGGTCGGGCTGCGGGACCTCACCCAGTTCCGCGACGACCGCGCCTGGCTCGGGTCGGACGCCGCGCGCGCCCGGTCCGCTGCCGCCGGGGCCGCCGGGCTCGCGGTGGACCTGCTGGTCGAGCCGGACCAGATCGCCTCCGCGACGGAGCTCGTGCACCGGACGCCCGAGGTCCGGTACGTGCTGGACCACCTGGGCAAGCCGTCCCTGGACGCGATGCCGGCGCGCGACTGGGGGCGCCTCGTCGCCGGGCTGGCCGAGGCGCCGAACGTCGCGTGCAAGGTCTCCGGCACCGCGACGCTCACCGCCGGCCCGGACGTCCCCGCGCTGCCCGCCTACCTCGCGGAGGCGGCGTCCCGGTTCGGGGCGGACCGGCTGATGTTCGGCTCCGACTGGCCCGTCATGCTGCTGGGCGGCGCGTCGTACGCCGACCAGGTCCGGCGGGTCGAGGACGCCGCGCGGGCCGTCGGGCTGTCCGACGCGGAGGCCGACGCCCTGTGGGGCGGGACCGCCGCGCGCTGGTACCGCCTGCCCGCCGGAGGTGCCGCGTGACCGCGCTGCCGCCGGCCTCGCAGACCGCCGTCGTCATCGACGGCATCAAGGCCATGATCACCGAGGGCATGCTCGCGCCCGGCGACCGGCTCCCCGTCGAGCGCGACCTCGCCGCCCGGTTCGGCGTCTCCCGCGGCTCCCTGCGCGAGGGCGTGCGCGCGCTGGCCACGCTCGGGATCGTCGAGACCCGCCAGGGCGCCGGCACCTACGTCACCTCCCTGGAGCCCGCGCACCTGCTCGGGCCCGTCGGGCTGCTCGCAGACATCACGCCCGCGCACCGGGCGGCCGACCTGCTGGCCGTCCGGCGGGTGCTCGAGTCCGAGGCCGTCGCGCTCGCCGCCCGGCACGCCACCGACGCCGAGCTCGACGCGATGGAGGCGATCCTCGCGGACGCGGAGGCGCGGCTGGCGGGGCCGGGTGCTGCGGACGCCGACGACCTCGCCGCCGCCATCGAGTCCGACACCGCGTTCCACCGGGCCATCGCCGTCGCCGGCCGCAACGGCGCCCTCGCCGCGCTCGTCGACGGGCTGATGAGCCACACCCTGCGCACCCGGCTGTGGCGCACGGTCACCGAGGCCGGGTCCATGCACGACGCGCACCGCGAGCACCGGGACGTCCTCGCCGGGCTGCGGTCCCGGGACCCCGACCTCGCGCGGCTGCGGATGGCCGTGCACCTGGTGGGCGTGGAGCGGTACGCGCTGACGCACCCGGACGAGCCGGCCGCCCCCGCCGCTCCCGCCGACCCCGACACCGAGGAGACCCCGTGACCGTCGAGCGCCACGGCCAGATCGTCCGCCTGCGCCCCGAGAAGCGCGAGGAGTACCTGCGCCTGCACGCCGCCGTCTGGCCGCAGGTCGAGGCCACCCTCACCGCGCACCACGTCCGGAACTACACGATCTTCCTCGTCGACGACACGCTGTTCGCGACGTACGAGTACACCGGGGACGACCACGCCGCCGACATGGCCGGCGTCGCCGCGGACCCCGTCACGCAGGAGTGGTGGCGGCACACCGACCCGTGCCAGGCCCCGTGGGGCTCCGGCACGCCCGCGGGCGCGGGGCCGTGGCGGGACGCGGTCGAGGTCTGGCACCTGGACTGAGCCCGGGCGACTGGCCGGAGTGGAAGGTCCGGGCGGACACGCCGTCGGCGTGCCGGTCCGAACCCTCCACTCTGCGACCGGGCGACGGCCGGGCGGCGGCCGGGTGGGCCAGGTGGGGCTTGAACCCACGACCGACGGATTATGAGTCCGCTGCTCTGACCGGCTGAGCTACTGGCCCCGGTGGCGGCCAGGGTACCGGGAGCTCCCAGCCCGGCGGACTACGGTGGGGCCTCGTGCCGATGTTCTCCCGCCGCCACGCCCTGCCCGACGACGTCCGCCGGTCGCTGGACCTCCCGCCCGGCGACAAGGTGCTCGCCTGCGCGCAGGCCTCCGGCGGCCGCTGGCTCGCCGCGACCCGGCGGGCGCTCTACGTCGTGGACGCCACCCAGGTCACCCGGCACGCGTGGACCGACGTCGACCGGGCGTCGTTCGTCCCGGACCCCGCGGCGATCACCGTGCACTGGGTCACCGGCACCGCCGAGGAGCTGCCCCTGACCCCGCCGCTGCCCGTGGCCTTCGCGCAGACGTTCCGGGAGCGGGTGCAGTCGTCGGTCGTGCACGTCGAGACCGTCACACCCCCCGGCGCGGGCCCGGTCCGCGTCGTGCTGCGCCGCGGCGCCGACGGCGACCTGTTCACGCAGTCCATCGGCTCGGGGCGCGTCGACCTGGCGGACCCGGCCGTCGTCGCGCTGATCGAGGAGGCCGAGGCCCGGGTGCGCGCGGCCGCGGGCCTGCGCGCCTGACGCTCGCCCGGGGCGGCGGCGCTCAGCCGGCCGGGAGGACGACCTTCGACATCGCGATCGCCGACTCCATCGTGATCGTCACGCCGTCCCGCACGGACAGGGTGCCGTGGCCCACCACCCACTCGAGCAGGGCGGCGGCCGCCGCGGCGTAGGCGACGTGCCACAGCGCCGGGTCGGCCGTCAGCGCGCGCACGACACCGGAGGTCATCGGCCACATCGCCGCGAGGAGCTCGGCGGGGGGCGCCTGGAGCGCGCTCCCGGCGGGAAGCAGCGAGCGCCCCCACTCGGGCCGGCCGAGCGTCGCGGACACCGTTCGCACGATCTCGACCACGTCCGGCACCTCGTCGGCACGCCCCAGGGTGCCGGCGGCGCCCGCGACCACCGACCACACCGACAGGCCGTCCTCCAGCAGCGGGCCGTTGAGGCGGTCGCCGAACAGGTAGGAGCGCCCCGCGGCGTCCTGGACCGTGACGAACACCTGCCCTGCCGGGACGCCCTGCAGGACGGCCAGGTCACGCACCGCGCTCTGGCACGCGTACCCGGCGAGGGCACCGGCCGTGCAGAGCAGCGACTCCGCATGCACGCCGCGACGGTCGCCGAGCGCCGCCATCAGGCGCCGCGCGACCTCCTGGGCGGCCACCCGCGCCCCGATCAGCGGGTCCTGCGCCCGCTGCTCCGCGACCTGCCGCAGCAGCGCCGCCAGGGCGGGGTCGACGGGCTCGTCCGGCTCGGGGAAGAACTGCGTACCCGGGGGGTAGGTCATGGTGCTCGCTCTCGTGCGCTCGGCTCCGGCGGCCGTCCTCGCCCCGACGTCCGTGGCCTGCCGCGACGCTGCTCCCGGCCGACCCGACGGCGATGCTCCCACGCCGCGGGCCCGGCCGGAGGAAGTTCCGGGTCCCGATGTCCCGGTGTCCGGAGCACCCTCGGCGGGCTGCTAGAGTTTTCCCCGCGCGATCCCTCGTAGCTCAATTGGCAGAGCATCCGACTGTTAATCGGACGGTTACTGGTTCGAGTCCAGTCGAGGGAGCACCCGACCCCCGTCAGCCCGAGGCTGGCGGGGGTCTTCTGTGTCCGCGCCCGTACTGATCTGCGCGGCGACGCCCCTATCCTCGTGCGGTGCCCGACACCCCGTCCTGCCCCGAGCGCGCCCTCCCCGGCGTCACCGCGTGCTCCCTGTGCGCCGGCGAGACCCTCGGCGACGGGGACCCGCTGCCCGGCGGCCAGATGGCGCGCCTGCGCGCGCTCGCCGACCGCGGCGCCGCCCGGCTGACGCTCGTCGAGTGCCTCGACGAGTGCGAGCGCGGGGACGTCGTCGTCGCCCGGCCCTCCGGCGCGCGGCGGCGGGCCGGCGCGGAGCCGGTGTGGTTCGAGCGGCTGGCCGGGGACCAGGCCACCGGCGTCCTCGAGGCGTGGCTGCGCGACGGCGGCGGCCCGGGCGGCGCGCCGCTGCCGGAGGGCCTCGCGGAGTACGTGATCGACCGCCGCGCCGACGTGCCGGACCCCGCCGTCCCCTGACGCCGGCGGCCACGCGGCGACCGTTCGTCCATCCCCGCCGACCGTGTGTGCACGACGGCCCCCTGGGCCGGTCGGCGCGCGCTGTGGTGGTCTCCCCGGGCTCCCCCGGGCACCGTGGCCAGGAGACGAGGACCCGTCGATGACGACAGCGCGCACGCGACGCGGCACCACCACCGCGGCGGTGCTCACCGGGACGGCCCTGCTGGCGGTCGCCGCCTGCACGGGCGGCACCCCGGAGGACGCCTTCACGACCCGCGAGGTCACCGACGGCCGGACGACGTTCGTCGTCGTGACCAACCCCGGCGACGCCCCGGTGCTGTCGTACGGGGCGGGCAGCGGCGTCGAGCTCCTGTCCGAGCGGGTCGGGGGCCGGACGGTGGCGTTCAAGGACATGAACGCCAACGGCACGCTCGACACCTGGGAGGACTGGCGGGAGTCGCCGGCCGACCGCGCCGCGGCGCTGGCCGGGGAGCTCGCGACCGAGCAGCTCGCGGGCCTCATGCTGTACGGCACGCAGGAGCACTCCCCCGCGGACGGTCTCACCGCCCACCAGGAGCAGTACCTCGCGGAGTCCCACGTCCGGAGCGTGCTCAACGCCGGGCCGAACGACGTGGACGCGAACGTCACCTGGTCGAACGAGGTGCAGGCGTTCGTCGAGTCCCTCGCCACGGCGGACCGGCCGTACGTGCCGGTGAACTTCACGTCCGACCCGCGCTCGACGGCGGGCGCCGCCGGGTACAACTCCCCCGGCGACGACCTCTCGCGCTGGCCCTCGAACCTCGGGCTCGCCGCGACGCGCGACGTCGGCACGGTGCACGAGTTCGCCACCACGATCTCCGCGGAGTACCGGGCGCTGGGCATCGCGACGGCCATGAGCCCGCAGATCGACCTGGCGACCGACCCGCGCTGGCTGCGCACCGAGGGCACGTTCGGCGAGGACGCGGAGCTCACCGCCGCGTTCGCCGCGGCCAACGTCGACGGGTTCCAGAGCTCCCCGGGCGTGGACGGCTGGGGGCCCGAGTCCATCAACGCGATGATCAAGCACTGGGCCGGCGAGGGCCCGGGCGAGGGCGGCCGCGAGCCGCACACGGACGCCGGCAAGTACGCCGTGTACCCAGGCGGGAACTTCGCCACGCACACGCAGGCCTTCCTCGGCGCGCTGGACTCGGCGTCCGTCATGACCTCCTACTCGATCGTGGTCGGTCCCGACGGCGAGCCGCTGTTCGCCGACCGCACGGGCGCGGCGTACGACACGGGCCGGATCGCGCAGCTGCGCGCGGAGTACGACGGCGTCGTCATCACCGACTGGAACGTCACCCGGTCGATCTCCGACGCCGGCTCGACGGGCGGGACGGGCTGGGGCGTCGAGGACCTCACGGAGGACGAGCGGCACGACGCCGTCCTGCGCACCGGGCACGACATGGTCGGCGGCAACAACGACGTCGCGCCGGTGCTGGCGGCGTACGACCTGTGGCAGGCCGACTACGACGCCGGCCGCGTCGGCGTCGACGCGGACACCCGGTTCCGCGAGTCCGCGGCACGCATCCTCCGGATGATGTTCCAGCCGGGGCTGTACGAGAACCCGTACCTCGACCTCGACGAGTCCCGCGCGATCGCCGGGTCCGCCGACAAGGTCGCGGCGGGCTACGAGGCGCAGCTCGACTCGGTCGTCATGCTGAAGAACTCCGACGGGACCGTCGCCCCGGCGGACGCGGACGCGTGGCGGGGCGCGACCGTCTACGTCCCGCGCACCTCCACCCTCGACCTGGGCGGCAAGCTCGGCGGCGTCGTCCCGCCCGAGGGTCCCGGCCTCGACGTCGCCGCCCTGGAGCAGCACGTCGGCGCCGTGGTGACGGACGAGGCGGTGCTCGACGCCGACGGCCGGGTCGTCGGCTACACGGCCCCCGACCTCACCGACGTGGACCTCGTGCTGGTCGGCATGCGCAGCCCGGTCAACGGCACGCACTTCAGCCCGGTCGGCCACGACGACGCGACCGGCGAGTGGTACCCGCTGTCCCTGCAGTACCGCCCGTACACCGCGGACGGCGAGCACGTGCGACGCGTGTCGATCTCCGGGGACGTCCTGCCCGACGGGACGCGCGAGAACCGCTCGTACTACGGCGCGACCTCCCGGATCGCGAACGAGGCGGACCTCGACGCGTTCGAGCGGGCGGTCGCCGCCGTCGGCGCGTCGGGCCGGGACATCCCCGTCGTCACCGTGCTCAAGGCCACGAACCCGACGGTCCCGGCGGAGTTCGAGGCGGCGTCCGACGCGGTCCTCGTCGGCTTCGGGGTGAGCGACGCGGCGCTGGTCGAGGTCGCCCTGGGGCTGCACGAGCCGCAGGGGCGGCTGCCGATGGCGTTCCCGGCGTCGATGGACGCGTTCGAGGCGCAGCTCGAGGACGTCGGCGGGGACACGGAGCCGTACGTCGACGCGGCGGGGAACGCGTACGGGATCGGGTTCGGGTTGGGCTACGGCGGCGTCGTCACGGGGTAGCCGGGGTCCGCCCGCTGAGACGTCCGGCCCGCTGCAGGGCTCACGCGCTGCGGACGTAGTCCTCGATCGCCTGGCGCATGACCGCGCTGGGCGTGCGCCCCTGGTCGCGCGCGAGCCTCACCAGGGCGGCGTCGACCTCGACGGGAAGGCGGACCTGCCGCTTGGGCGAGTGGCCGGAACCGGACGCGGAGAGACGAGGACGGCCACGTCCTCGTCGCGTGGCCGCCTCCATCTCGTCGTCGCTGAGGAACGGCGCCAGGTGGTCGCGGCCCGGCAGCTCACCGCGTCCGGGGGTCACGACCGCGTCCGTCGGGAGTTGCCAGTCGTCTGCGCCGACCTCGGCGGCGAGCCGCTCGTAGTAGTCGTCGTCACCGGCACGTCCGGGTCCGGTCGTCGTGCTCACTGCGCCCTCCTGGCGGCTTCGAGGATCTTCGGTCTGGCATCCATCACGTGGAACACGACGAGGCGCCCGTCGGCGACTTCCGCCATGACCTCCAGCAGGCGACCGTCCAGTCCCGGCCCGATGAACAGGTCAGGCGCTGCCCGGCCGGGAACCCGCGACGACCCGAACGGCGAGATGCGGAACTGGTGCCGGAGCATCGCGTTGACCGCGTCCTCGCGTGAGACGCCATGCTTGTCGGCGCCGCCCGTCCACCGGATGTTCATCGTAGTTCTGTACTCCACAAATGGCTAGAGGCGGTCGCGACGCACTCACCATGCCGGTCGCGCAGGTGCGGGTTCCGGGACGGGAGCCCCTGGACGATCGCGCGTCCTGGGGCGAACGGGGCGGATCGGCCCTGCGACCCCGCGGACTAGCTGTACTGACCAAGACCGTTGTTGACGTGAAGAGAGACCTCCGGGTCGAGTTGGAGCTGTCTAGGAACCGACTCTGACCAACGGAGGTCTCTCATGGCCCACGCTAACGCCCGGCTGACGCCTGCCGGCAGGTTGACCATGGTCCAGCGGATCGGCGCGGGGCGTCCGGTCGCGCACGTCGCTGCGGAGATGGGTGTGTCCAGCACGACCGCGTGGCGGTGGTGGCGCCGGTTCCAGGCCGAGGGGCCCGCCGGGCTCGTTGACCGGTCGAGCGTGGCCCGCAGCCATCCGCGTCGGACCAGCGCCTGCGTCGAGACCCGGGTGCGGATCGCCCGGATGCTGAGCCGTCGCGGGCCGGTCGCGATCGGGCGTCTAGTGGGGTTGCCGGCCTCGACCGTCGGGCGGATCCTGCACCGCCACCGGGTCCCGCGCCTGGCTGACTGCGACCCCGTGACCGGGCAGGTCATCCGGGCGACCCGCCGGTCGGCGAACCGCTACGAGCACCCGCACCCGGGGTCGTTGGTGCACATCGACGTCAAGAAGCTCGGGCGGATCCCCGACGGCGGTGGCTGGCGCGCCCACGGCCGCTCGGAGGAGGTCCGCGGCCGCGGGATCGGCTACGACTACGTCCACACCGCGATCGACGACCACTCCCGCCTGGCCTACGCCGAGATCCACCCCGACGAGAAGGGCGCGACCGCCGCGGGGTTCCTGGCGCGCGCCGCGGGGTTCTACGCAGATCACGGCGTCCGGGTCGAGCGGGTGATCAGCGACAACGCGTTCGCCTACCGCAACTCCCGCGTCTTCCACCAGACCGCGGCCGACCTGGGCATCGTGCAGAAGTTCATCCGCCCGCACTGCCCCTGGACCAACGGCAAGGTCGAGCGGCTGAACCGGACCCTGGCCACTGAGTGGGCCTACTCCCGCATCTGGTCATCCAACGCCGACCGCGCCGCAGCCTTGCCCGCCTGGCTCCAGCACTACAACCTGGAACGACCCCACCTCGGCATCGGCGGACTCACACCCATCGACCGCGTCAACAACGCAACGGGTCAGTACAACTAGCGCCGGCCGCACGCGGTGACGGCCACACCCCGAGGGGGCGGTGTGATGCGCACGGGAACCCGGCCCGTCGGGGCCCTCGTCCTGCTGGCGGCCCTGGCGCTGGCCGGCTGCTCGGGACCCTCGGCGGACGACGCCGGCGACGGCCCCTCGACCCCGCCGGCGACCTCCGCGCCGGCCACGTCCTCCGCCCCGGACGACCCCGAAGACCCCGACGACCCGGCCGACCCCGGGGCCGAGGAGCCGCCCTCGAAGGGTGGTGCCGGCGGCGGCGAGGTCGTCCTGGTCGGGCTGCCGGTCGGCGGCGGGGGCCCGGTCGAGCTGGACGACGGCGTCGGTTGCGTCGAGGTCTTCGGCGCCTCCGAGGGGGTCCGGGCGACGGTCGAGCAGGTCGTCCTGGAGCCGTCGGGGACCGCGCTGCTCCCCGGCGCGTGCGGGAGCGACCACCCGGCGTGCGCCGGCCTGGTCGACTCCTCGTCGTACAGCTGCGCCGTGCGGTTCCGGGCGGCGCCCGGGGCCACCGGGGTCGAGGTGGGGCTGCTGGGCACGCTGGCGTGCGACGACGCCGCGGTGTGCGCCGAGCTCCGCGAGCGGTGGGGCCCGACCGCCGGCGGGGTGCCGTTCGTCTTCGTGCCGGCACAGGGGCCGGGCGACGCGGGGAGCACGGAGCCGGAGGACCCCGGGGCGAGCGAGCCCGCGGACGATCCCCCGGACGATCCCGCCGACGCGCCCGGCACCGACCCGACGGGCGGGGGCTGAGTGCGCTCCGGGCGGCGGGCTCCGGCGCCGGCCGTCCCGGAGCCCGCGCCGGAGCCGCCGCCCGGACCCGGCGCCCCGGGGTGGGGGCAGGTGTGGGGCGTGCTCAGCGGCGTGGTGGCGCCCGCGACCCTGGTCACGGCGCTGCTGTTCTACTTCGGCTACGTCGCGACGCGCGCGCAGTTCCGGTACTTCGGCGTCGACGTCGACACGCTCGGCTACACCACGCAGGAGTTCGTGATGCGGGCGCCGCAGTCCCTGCTCGTGCCGGGGCTGACGCTGCTGCTGGTCACCGCGGCACTCGTCTGGGGCGACGGGCTGGTGCGGCGGTGGCTGGCGCACGCGCCGGCGGCCACCGTGCGCCGGGTCCGGGGCGTGGCCGGCGCGGTGGGCGTGCTGCTCCTCACGGCGGGGGTCGCGCTGGTGGCGCTGTACCGGCCCCTGCTCGACTGGCTCCCGTACCCGCTGGTCACGTCGCTGCTGCTCGGGTCCGGCGCGCTCACCGTCGAGCGGGTTCTCGCCTGGCGGCCCGGCGCGACCGGGTTCCGCGTGGAGCGGGTGCTGCTGCTGCTCGTCGTCCTGGTGGCGACCCTGTGGGCGACGGCGACGGTCGCCGAACGGTCCGGGCGCGGATCGGCCCGCCTGCTCGCCGCCGACCTCACGGACCTGCCGGAGGTGGTCCTCGACACCCCGGGCCGTCTGTTCCCGGGCGACGAGACCGTGCGCGAGCAGGCCCTGCCCGCGAGCGGGTCCGGCTTCGCGTACCGGTACCGCGGGCTGCGGCTGCTCGCCGCGGGCGACGCCACGCTGCTGCTCGTGCCCGAGACGTGGACCGAGTCCGGGTCGACCTTCGTCGTGCCCCTCGCCGACGTCCGCGTGAAGTACCGGTTCGTGGACGATCCGCCGTGACCAGAGCACTCACCCGCCGGCGCCGACTACTCAGAGGGCACGCCGCGACGGGCACCCGGATCCGCAAGCGGCGCCCTCGGTCCCCGCGGTCGACGGGCCACGACCACCCAGATCCGCCCGTGTCCGCCCGCACACCGGGACGTTCGTCTTGCCGCCCTGCGAGGGGCGGTCACATCCTGGGAGGCGGGTCCCGCCGCTGCGCGCGAGCCCCGGGACCGCTCAGGGTCGCGGGCGTGCGCTCGGCCAGACGAGTGCAGGAGAACACCATGACAACCCGCCGAACCCCCGCACGACGCCCGGCGCGCGCGTGCCGCTCCTGCTCGCAGACGGGGGCGACGCGATGAGCGCGCCGGAACGCGAGGCCGACGCGAACGGCCGCGCGGCCGGGGAGCTCGCCGGCGACCGGGCGTTCTTCGGCCACCCGCGCGGGCTGATGACGCTGTTCACCACGGAGCTGTGGGAGCGGTTCAGCTACTACGGGATGCGCGCCATCCTGCTGTACTACCTGACGGACTCGGTCGCGGACGGCGGCCTCGGCATCGCCGAGCGCACCGGCCTCGCGCTGGTGTCGATCTACGGCACGAGCGTGTACCTGCTGTCGGTGATCGGCGGCTGGGTCGCCGACCGGCTGATCGGCGCGCGGCGCTCGACCCTGATCGGCGGCATCATCATCGCCGCGGGGCACGTGTTCCTCGCACTGCCGAGCGCGCCGACGTCCTACCTCGGCATCGCGCTCGTGGCGTTCGGCACGGGCCTGCTGAAGCCGAACGTGTCGAGCATGGTCGGCGACCTGTACGCACGGGACGACCCCCGCCGCGACTCCGGGTTCTCGATCTTCTACATGGGCATCAACATCGGCTCGTTCACCGCGCCGTTCCTGGTCGGCGCCGCGCGGGCGTGGGGCGGGTACCACGCCGGGTTCCTCGTGGCCGCGGTCGGCATGGGCATCGCGCTGGTGTTCTTCGTCGCGGGGGGCAAGTACCTGGGCCGGGCGGGCGGCTCCGCGCCGAACCCCATCCGCCCCGAGGAGCGCCCGAAGCTCGTGCGCGGGTTCGGGCTCCTCGTCCTCGCGGTCGTGGCGGTCGTGGCGGTCGCCGCGCTGGTGTCCGGCGGGCTGAACCTCGACACGTTCATCGACACGATGTCCTACCTGGCGTTCCTCGCCCCGGTGGCGTACTTCGTGGCGATGTACCGCTCACCCAAGGTCACCGACGCGGAGCGGCCGCGGGTCATCGCGTACATCCCGCTGTTCGTCGCGGCGATGCTGTTCTGGATGATCTTCGAGCAGGCGGCGACCACGCTGGCGGCGTTCGCGCAGAACCGCACCGAGCTGTCGTTCTTCGGCGTGACGATCAGCCCGGAGTTCTTCCAGTCGGTCAACCCGCTGTCGATCATCATCCTGGCGCCGGTGTTCGCCTGGATCTGGACGAAGACGCACGACCGCCCGCCGACCGCGACGAAGTTCGCGATGGGCCTCGGCCTGGCGGCGCTGTCGTTCCTGGTGATGGCCGCCGCGTCCGCGTGGATCGGCGACGGCAAGGCCCCCGCGTGGGTGCTGGTGGTCGTCTACGTCATCCAGACGCTCGGCGAGCTGTGCCTGTCCCCCGTCGGCCTCGCGGCGACCACGCTGCTCGCCCCGCGGGCGTTCCGGAACCAGGCGATGGCGGTCTGGTTCCTCGCCCCGGCCGCCGGGCAGGCGATCACGGCGCAGCTCATCAAGGCCACCGAGGGCACCTCGGACACGGCCTACTTCGGCGGCATCGGCGCGGTGGCGCTGCTGTTCGCCGTCGGGCTGCTCGCGCTGTCCCCGTGGGTCACGCGGCACATCCGCCGGGCCGACGAGCTCGAGGGCACGGTGAGCGCCGGCGCCTGACGCTCCCGCCGCGGGCGCGTCAGGCGTTCCGGGCGATCTGGGTGTTGCTGACCTGGGCGCGCGGGCGGACCACGAGGGTGTCGATGTTGACGTGGTGCGGCCGGGTCAGCGCGAACGCGATGACGTCGGCGACGTCGTCCGCGACCAGCGGCTGGTAGCCCTCGTACACCTTGGCCGCCCGCGCCGCGTCGCCCCCGAAGCGCACGAGCGAGAACTCCTCGGTGGCGACGTTGCCCGGCGCGATGTCGATGACCCGCACCGGCTCGCCGATCAGCTCCAGGCGCAGGGTCGTGGTCAGCATCCGCTCCGCGTGCTTGACACCCGTGTAGCCCGCACCGCCCTCGTACGGCGCGATCGCGGCGGTCGACGTCACGACCAGCACGTCGCCGCGGCCGCTGGCCGTGAGCGCCGGGAGCAGCGCCTTCGTCACGCGCAGCGTCCCCAGCACGTTGAGGTCGTACATCCGGCGCCAGCCCTCGAGGTCGGCGTCCGCGACGCGGTCCAGCCCGAGGGCGCCGCCGGCGTTGTTGACCAGCGAGGTCAGCCCGCCGGTGGCCTCGACGTGGGCGGCGAGGCGGGCGACGTCGGCGTCGTCGGTGAGGTCGGCGACGAACGCCTCGGCGCCGGTCTCCTCGGCGAGGGCCGCGAGCCGGTCGGCGCGGCGGGCGACGGCCACGACCTCCCACCCGTCTGCGCGCAGGCGGCGGACGGTGGCCGCGCCGATCCCGCTGGACGCGCCGGTGACGACGGCGCGGAGGGTGGGCGTGGCGGACGTGCTGGACATGCGGGGTCCTCCCAGGTGGGTCGGTCTTCGCCGACGAGGCTACTCAGTGGGTCGGGGACGTGACGGGCGGGGGTCAGAGCCGGGCGTCGAGCTCGGTCAGCACCGCGTCGTACGCCGCGAGCGCCGTCGCGACCTGGGCGTCCGACACGACGCACGGCGGCACGACGTGGATGCGGTTGTCCTGCACGAACGGCAGCAGCCCGCGGTCCAGCAGTCCCGCCTTGACGGCGGCCATCCCGGTGGCCCCGACCGGCTCGCGGGTCGCGCGGTCGGCGACCAGCTCGACGGCCCAGAACACGCCGGTCCCTCGCA contains:
- a CDS encoding SDR family NAD(P)-dependent oxidoreductase, coding for MSSTSATPTLRAVVTGASSGIGAATVRRLRADGWEVVAVARRADRLAALAEETGAEAFVADLTDDADVARLAAHVEATGGLTSLVNNAGGALGLDRVADADLEGWRRMYDLNVLGTLRVTKALLPALTASGRGDVLVVTSTAAIAPYEGGAGYTGVKHAERMLTTTLRLELIGEPVRVIDIAPGNVATEEFSLVRFGGDAARAAKVYEGYQPLVADDVADVIAFALTRPHHVNIDTLVVRPRAQVSNTQIARNA
- a CDS encoding peptide MFS transporter, which codes for MSAPEREADANGRAAGELAGDRAFFGHPRGLMTLFTTELWERFSYYGMRAILLYYLTDSVADGGLGIAERTGLALVSIYGTSVYLLSVIGGWVADRLIGARRSTLIGGIIIAAGHVFLALPSAPTSYLGIALVAFGTGLLKPNVSSMVGDLYARDDPRRDSGFSIFYMGINIGSFTAPFLVGAARAWGGYHAGFLVAAVGMGIALVFFVAGGKYLGRAGGSAPNPIRPEERPKLVRGFGLLVLAVVAVVAVAALVSGGLNLDTFIDTMSYLAFLAPVAYFVAMYRSPKVTDAERPRVIAYIPLFVAAMLFWMIFEQAATTLAAFAQNRTELSFFGVTISPEFFQSVNPLSIIILAPVFAWIWTKTHDRPPTATKFAMGLGLAALSFLVMAAASAWIGDGKAPAWVLVVVYVIQTLGELCLSPVGLAATTLLAPRAFRNQAMAVWFLAPAAGQAITAQLIKATEGTSDTAYFGGIGAVALLFAVGLLALSPWVTRHIRRADELEGTVSAGA